ACTTAGATCTTTTAAGACTGGTGTTACTATATCAAAGGATTCTCTCTCTCCTCCAGCCATCAAACAATATCCGTTTTCAAATCCCCAAAGTCCTCCACTGGTGCCTATATCCAATAGATTTATAGATCTTTCTTTCAATAAAGCTGCGGTATTGACACTCTCTTTATAGTTGGAGTTCCCCCCATCTATGACTATAGACCCTTTTTTTAATTTTTCCCCAAGTTCTATCAACACATTGTTTGTAATATCCCCAGATGGAATCATAACCCAAACTACAGGGGTTTCATGGGTATTCAGTTCCTCAATCAAATCATCCATATGATTGAATCCCACTCCTCCATGTTCTACCATAAGATCAATCTTATCACGATGGTGTCCGTATACAAAAACTTCATGATTGTATTTTAACAATCTCAGGGCAATCTTCCCCCCCATCTTGCCTAAACCTATGATGCCTATCTTCATATTTCTACCTCCTAGTAGTATTATAGTTTCTTTTTATATACTGAAGGAATCTTTTAAAACCTTTTAAAATTTAGTATTTCTGGCATTTCAAGGAAACATTAGGTATACTAGTAATAGGTTTAAATAATGATAGGAGGAGAAAGATGCATATTAAAAACTTAACAATTAAAAACTGGAAATCTATAGATGAAACTCATATAGAGTTTGAAAACTTCTTATTATTTATAGGGCAGAGTAATCACGGTAAATCAAATATTTTATCTGCGATACTCCTATTTTTTGACAAGATTATATTTAAAAATAAACATAGTTATCGTATGAATATTCCTACAGAGCTTATTATCACCTTTGACAGCCTGCGATTGAAGGAATTAAATGTTTTTAAGGATATTAAAAATACAGAAGATGAAATTGTCATAAAAAAAGTTCTTTCAGCGGACAAAAAACAATATTTTTATAAAAATAACAATGAATTTCACCCTTTGTCAGAACACTTAGAATATTATATAAGGGAAAATATAGAGATAATATTTATTCCCTCATTTTCTGCTTCGTCCAATAAGACTATCCTAGATATATATGAAAAAATTATATTGGTCTTAACTAATAACAATAAACTTGTTTATGTAGAAAAATTAATAGATAAGTTAGATTTAGAGATGCAGTATCTGGAGGAAAGGTATGCCAGCAGAGGTCTTCAGAGAGAAGTAATGTTCAGGATGATGAGGAGAATAGCCAGCGTGACTAAGAGTACCCGGTATAATCTATTGGGAAATACGATTATCATGTATGAGGAGCCTGAACTTTACCTTCATCCACAGGCTGAAAGGGAACTGCATTCTGTTATGACAAATATTGCCAGATATGGCGGGCAGATCTATGTGACTACTCATTCTAGTTCATTTATAGAGTTAAATAATTATAAATCTATATGTTTAGTTAGAAAAAATGATGATGGAACCCACGTGATGCAGCATAAGGGGGATCTATTTAAAGGAGACGAGATAAAAAATTTTAATATGAACTATTGGATGAATCCTGACAGGGGAGAGCTTTTCTTTGCCAAGAAAGTGATCTTAGTAGAGGGACAGACCGA
This window of the Psychrilyobacter piezotolerans genome carries:
- a CDS encoding ATP-dependent nuclease, coding for MHIKNLTIKNWKSIDETHIEFENFLLFIGQSNHGKSNILSAILLFFDKIIFKNKHSYRMNIPTELIITFDSLRLKELNVFKDIKNTEDEIVIKKVLSADKKQYFYKNNNEFHPLSEHLEYYIRENIEIIFIPSFSASSNKTILDIYEKIILVLTNNNKLVYVEKLIDKLDLEMQYLEERYASRGLQREVMFRMMRRIASVTKSTRYNLLGNTIIMYEEPELYLHPQAERELHSVMTNIARYGGQIYVTTHSSSFIELNNYKSICLVRKNDDGTHVMQHKGDLFKGDEIKNFNMNYWMNPDRGELFFAKKVILVEGQTDKIIIPFLAKKLGVYKYEYSIVECGSKSSIPQFIRLLNEYKIPYVAVYDKDEHLWRDYESKIKSRRDNKYLKQLIHENIGEIVEFTNDIEEELEGKDRIKKNYKNKPFIAIKNISGENYIVPDGLKKKILKIYK
- the gnd gene encoding phosphogluconate dehydrogenase (NAD(+)-dependent, decarboxylating); this encodes MKIGIIGLGKMGGKIALRLLKYNHEVFVYGHHRDKIDLMVEHGGVGFNHMDDLIEELNTHETPVVWVMIPSGDITNNVLIELGEKLKKGSIVIDGGNSNYKESVNTAALLKERSINLLDIGTSGGLWGFENGYCLMAGGERESFDIVTPVLKDLSAPGGYEYMGRSGSGHFVKMIHNGIEYGMMQAYAEGFEILKSKGEFHINLDKVANVWQHGSIIESFLLNLTKDMFKDDPDLSRVKGWVEDSGEGRWTVLEALENNVSAPVITLSLMQRFRSRKKETFTDKVLASLRNEFGGHSIKEK